The Zymoseptoria tritici IPO323 chromosome 4, whole genome shotgun sequence genome includes the window GGAAGAAGGACCGCAGGAGGTCAACGTGTGGAATGACGGCGCTCATGCTGATTTAGTTTGAGTATACCTCAGCAGCCTTCTCCCGACCGAGCGCattggaggtggtggacaTGACGATAACCCATATTGCTAGCGGCGTCTATCAATTGTTTCAAGAGGCGGTCAAGAGCGGTAAATGGCTCACAGATGCCGGTGAACTGGTGTTCTTCCTTGTTCTGCTGATGAGCGCGTATCGCGGTATGCAAACCTAGGTACCTTGTACTACCTTATGTATCGCTGACGATCGACGCTAGTCCTGGATTACGTGATTTCGACCGACCGACCTCGTATCTTCCTTCCGCTCAACATCTTTCACAAGCCAAGCTGTTTGTTAGCGTGGGATGTTTCCAAGCTCAGTTGAGCACAAGGATACCATGATCGGATCTTTCTACTGCGCGCCGCGCGCTTGAGCTCTGGGATCAGTTCGGTGTTTTATCCGGCTCTTCACCGCTAGTCGCCGCAGCTGGACAAGGGAAGCTAAGAGCCATGAACGAATCGGTTGAGTCAGCATGGTTTCCGTTGGACCACCGCCCTGTCTCTGAACTTGGTCTCACTGTTCTACATTTGGTACGAAGAGTGCAAGAAGAGCAGGGATGGCTGTCGCGGACCAAGATAGTGTGGCTTCCCGTGAGCCCAGCCAAGACATGAAGGGAGATCAAGATTCTGGTTTCCGGGACGTGAACGACGAGGCCACCCCTCTGCTCACAGATACATCACGGCAATCGGAGTACAAGACCATAAGGGTGAGGTCCCGAACTTGTGCTGCTCATACTTGGCGAAGCTGATGGATTATCTCAGCAACGACCAGAGGACGAATCGAACACAGACCCGGACTCGTTGGAACAATGTCTCTCGCCCGGTCCGCAAGTACCAACATCAGTGTGGGCCACCATATCGGTCTTACTCCTCGGAGTCTTTGTCTGCAACGCGGATTCGACGCTGGTCCTCGCAACATACGGCGTTGTTGCAtccgacttcgacgacctGGAGTCCGGCTCATGGCTGGTATCGGCTTTCATCCTGGCACAGTGCGTAGCTCAGCCCTTGTATGGGAAGCTCAGCGACATCTACGGCCGCAAAGCTTGTCTACAGGTATCCTATATCATGTTCGCCGTCGGAACAGCTGTTGTTGGCATGGGACAGTCGATGCCGCAGGTCATTTGTGGGAGAGCCATACAAGGAGCGGCTGCGGCTGGAATGACTGGTATGGTTTCTATCATCATCACTGACCTGGTGCCTCTCAACGAAGTGGCGTCTTTGCGGAGTTATGCGAATATCTCGGCGACAACAGGGCGGAGTTGTGGAGGTGTGATTGGAGGTGCTTTGACACAGGCACTGGGCTGGAGATGGTAAGAGTTCACTGCCATCTCGGTGTCGACAGGGCTTGCTGACGACATTCGCAGGGCATTCTTGGTGCAGGTTCCCGTTGTGTTGCTCACCAGCGCTCTGGTGCAGTGGCGACTCGATCTCCCAGCCAAGCACGATCCAAGCCAGACGAGCTGGCAGAAACTCTGCCGCATCGATTTTACCGGCTCCATCTTCCTGAGTGCAGTCATATTTTCTGCATGTTTCATCCTCGACATGGGCGGGCAAAAGTTTGCCTGGAACTCCATCGTCATCATTGGCATGGCAATTGTGTTCGTGATCTCCTGCATCGCCTTCACCATTTCCGCGAAGCTCGTTGCCGAGCCAATATTCCCAATACGGCTCTGGACGCAATACGCCGCGGTAACGAACTACATGGTGATCTTGTTACAAACGATGGGCCAGTTCTCACTGATATCGATGATCCCGCTGTACTTTCAAGCCACGAACCGGTCCtctccagcagcagcgggCGCATATCTGATTCCGTCCTTCGCGGGCAACTTGATCGGAGGGCTGATCGCTGGATACTGGATCAAGCGGACTGGATGGTACAAGGTGCCCACCGTAATGGGACCTGCGATGTGTGTTCTGACCATGTTGTTGTGTTACTTTACCTGGCACGGACACACCACGGTCCTGCAGGACTTGGCCATACTCCCGGGAGGATTCGCAGCAGGTCTGGTGGGCAGCTCGACGTTTGTTGGCTTAGCGGCTGGCGTGGCGAAAGAGGACCTGGCCATTGCGACTTCGGCCGCTTACTTGTTCTTTTCGATCGGAGGGATCGCAGCTATCAGTTCTTCAGCAGCAGTCTATCAGAATGCTCTCAAATTTGGTCTTGAACGGAGGCTCGACGGAGTCGAGGGAGGATCGCAGGTGAGATGGGCGCGACCTCCGAAAATTCACTGCTTTTCGCTGACTTGAACTCCAGATTATGCGACGGGCACTCGGAGACATCAAATACATTCAGCATGCGAGTGATGATATCCGGGAGCTGGTCCTGCCGGCGTTTGTGCATGCCTTTCATCAGGTCAATTGTGAGTCGAGGCAGTCCCGTGAAAGAATCAAGCTGACGAGGGAGTACAGTGATGTCCCTTGGATGCGCATGTGTCGGGCTCGTGATAGCCATCTTCTCGCAGCAGAAGTCTATCCTCAAGAGTCAATAGCAAACCAAGGTATGCGTATTTGTGTCCACTTACTCCGCACCGCTTAGGCTCATCTGCGGGATCTCGAAATTAGGCTAAATCGAAGGCATTGAGCATGCTCATATagatgttgatgttgcgcCCACCTTTGTTCATTTGGCGTTCTATTGTACCCTCCCCGATCAACGAGGAAAGTTGAAACTTCCATTTGATCTGCAGATATGGCACCCCACGCGGACACAATACCGACGCCGGAGACTTCCTCAGCCGGAACCGGGAATGCAAGACCACACAAACACCTCCGCGTGTCAGGTTCAAAGATTGTCGACGAGTCCAATAATCATATCATGCTCAAAGGCACCGCTCTAGGAGGCCATCTGAACATGGAAAACTTCATCACCGGCTACTCAGGCCACGAACACGAACACCGCGCAGCCATGGCGGAAATCCTCGGCGACGAGAAAGCCGCATACTTCTTCGACCGATTCATCCACTACTTCTTCCGGGACGAAGACGCAGAATTCCTCGCCTCGCTCGGCCTCAACTGTCTGCGAGTTCCATTCAACTACCGGCATTTCATCGATGATCAAGATCCGGCTGTCATCAAGCAGTCGGGATTCGCTCTGCTCGATAACATTGTCAATATTTGTGCTCGACATGGTCTGTATGTCATTCTTGATCTCCATACTGCTCCTGGCGGACAGAATCCGGACTGGCATGCCGATAGCGGTGTTTCTCGTGCGCAGTTCTGGGACTTCAAGGTATTCCAGGACCAGGCGATTGATTTGTGGGTGGAGATTGCAAAGCATTATGCTGGAAATCCGGTCATTGCTGGCTACAATCCTTTGAATGAACCCGCAGACTCGAAACACGTTCGGCTCGTGGCGTGGTATGACCGTGTCGAGAAAGCCATTCGCAGCGTTGATCCGGACCACATCCTTTTCCTCGACGGCAACACTTTCGCGATGGACTTCTCGCATTTCGACTCGGTTCTGCCAAATACAGTGTACGCCTGCCACGACTATGCGCAGCTCGGCTTCCCGATCCCCGGTCAGGCTCCATACACCGGAACTGATGAGCAGAACGCCAAGCTGCGCAGCACGTTCGACCGCAAAGCAGAGTTCACCCGGAAACATGGCGTCCCACTGTGGAACGGTGAATGGGGTCCCGTCTACTCCGACGGACGCAAAGACCCCAATGCCGCATCCACGAACAAAGCCAGACTAGGTGTCCTCCGTGAACAACTCAACATCTACGCGGAAACGCAGACAAGCTGGTCAATCTGGACATACAAAGACGTCGGCTACCAAGGCATGGTCTACGCCTCGCCTGACTCGCCATACCTCAAACTCATCGAACCCTTTATCGCGAAGAAACAGGCTCTCGGGCTGGACTTCTGGGGTGTGGTCGATAAGTCTGGGGTGGCGGGCACGTATGGTCCGTTTCTGAGGGATTTGAAGGAGATGGTACCGGAACATTTGAGGAATTCGAAGTATCCCCCGCATTGGTCGTTCGAGAGGCaggtggagagggtggtgagggagtGTTTGATAAGTGAGTATTTGGGGAAGGAGTTTGCGGAGTTGTTTAGGGGGAAGACTTTTGAGGAGATTGATGAGTTGGCGGGGAGTTTTAGGTTTGAAGGGTGTGTTAAGAGGGATGGGTTGAATGAGGCGCTGAGGGAGGATGCTGCGAGGAGTGTGATGTAGGGTAGTCAAAGTTGTAGGAGTTCGATGATCCTGCTTCTTTCGGTTGTTCTTATTTGACTGGGGAGATCTGTGGAGTGAACGAAGTCGGGTCGGTGGTAAGCTTCTGAAACAAGTGTATACTCCGCCGATTTCCTCCGCTCCATCCCATCCTCGCGAGCTCTCGTGACGACAGACACAGACTCAGCCTGCTCGTCTCAACTCCGCAGCTGGACAGCGGCCTTTTcctccgccgtcctcgccacTCTCGGGCTATACTCCGCATACTCCCCCTTCATGCCCAAAACTAGCCTCCCAAACCAATATGTCGTCCCCATCACCACACCCGAGAAGACGATCAAGCTCCACACATACGCCTTCTCCGTCCACAGAGGCGGCTCCTCGTGCCCCCACGAAAGCAAGAGCCATGGCAACTGAAACCAAATGCTTCCATGCCGAACGTGGAAGTCGTGCCGGTAGTATATCATCTCGAGCTGCACGCCCAACGCCCTGTCTAGCAGCCAGTTCTTCACGCCGGGAATACAGGCGACGGTGGCAAATAGGCCTTTGATCCAAACTGgcgtggaggagaggcgcgGGTATATGTCTCGATCGAGGATCGCGCTGCACAAATTCCGATGCAAGGCCTGATCAGCTTCGTACTCGACCTTGAGCGGACGTCGCTGGGAGGCGATCTTGCTGCGATGCCATCCAACGTGCTGATTGATGTCGAAGATCTGCCACGAGCTGCCACAGAAGTGGGAATAGTCGGCTACACGGCCGTCGGCCTGGATGGTGGCAACGTAGAGCTGAAGCTTCCCTTCAATACATCGTAAGCGTTTCCCGTCGAGATGGCTGTTGTGCCAGTGGTAGGGCATGAACCATTGGCTTTCAGTTGGTATGGCAATGGTGATGTGCGCTGGGTTGGAGAAGTCGAAGGTTGCTGCGTTGGGGGCAGGGAGATTGAAGATGTCTGTCGTTGTGGTGTATGTACGCTTCATTTTCGCGGAGGTGTCCGAGCTGAAGCTGTTGACTTCGAATGAAGGACTTGGGTTGTGCCGCTGTGCCTCTCCAGCTCGGTCCTGAGGCTACGGCAGGATGTCGTAGCGCGATGCGGGTGAGTGTATCCGATCGCCAGGCTCCAGCTTCAGGATCCGGACCACAGCAATTCTTAGTTGCAGACCTGCAGCACCCCAATGTATCGGCAGATCCATTCTTGGGCAGGGGACTGTATAGTAGCCTATGGTAGTCGGCGACATCGATCTCTCGGAAACCACATCGAGTTGTCGCTCTGGACCGCCGACACTGTACCTGGTCGGAGCAGTCAGGGCAGTATTCGTGTCACAGGCGAGGCCCGACGAAGGGGCCGAATACTGTTGAAGTGGTAACAGCCGAAGATGTCGCTACGCCGCAGACCATTGTACATCGATATATTCGCGCCGATACCATTGTCGTGATGCTCACATTGATCCAGCTTTGGCCAGCCTCGATGATGGCGCCGACGAAGGTGAAGGGTCGTCAACGAAGTTGTGTCGATGAAAGTCAAGGAACTGCGAGCGCAGAACACTTTATATTCGCACGCCATTTCGTCCGAATCTCGTCCGGCCCGACATCCTCAAGCACGAACATCTCACGagacatcaacaacaaccatCAATATCCTATACAAAACATTCTACACCTTTACCACCCTACCAAACCCGCCGTACTCCTCCGCATCCACAAACCCTCCAtcaccatcctccctccctaCCACCAAAGAAAATGCTCTCCCGCCCCCCCACCAAAATCTCCCTAACAGCcgacgacatcctcgccTTTGAAGTCCGCAAAGCCGCCCGGGAAGCCGAGAAAATGGACGTCGATCGTAGTAGACCTGCTGTGTCATCCCAGAAAGCCAATGGAGATAGAGGAACTTCTGGACATGTGGAgagggcgaagacgagggagGAAAGGATTGGGGTTGGGAATGGGCGGGTTTGAATGGCTAGAGGTTTGTTGGGGGCGTGGTGTGTGAATTCTGATGCTTACTGACTTGTTCCAGACTGGGTGAGCTTATGAAAGGATCGTATTGGAGGGTTTGCACGATTGATGAAGGTATGGTCGAGCTCGATTGCAAGCAGCCTTTAGCTTCTTACCGACGATAATTGCAGACACATGAATGGAAATGCCAGATTTTGGAATTGGAAACAGACGAACGGCGGACCAGGGAGTTCACGCTGGCGCATTACCGACACAGCTCACTCATGCGTGCACATACTTGGACAGCCAAACATCATGCGCGCCGTGATTGGACGGCGTGGGACTTGGAGCAGAACAAAGCTGCTGTGTATGTCGAAATGTCCATCAAGGTTGCGAGCTCATCCTACACTACATATCCGGCGCACTACTTGTCCAaccttctcttcttcgttTCATTCCTTGCTGCGTTCCTCAcattctcttcttctccggccCAGCCCACTTGATCTCATACGTCTCAATACCTTCGTGTCCACCTTGCCAATCATGCTTGTGGAGTCCAAATCCTTCCGCCTCGGGCTGCGGGATGCGTGGGAAGATACCCATCTTCAGGATGACTTTACCGGGATACAGTTTCGTCACGGAGCGAATGGGACTATACAAGAGCCGTGTTAGCACCCCTTGCTCATTGACATCCCAAGACCACCTTCTCAATCCACAACCACATACTTCCCGTCCGTCGAGCAAAAGCTTCGAAAAACCGACCCTCCACTCAACGTAGCCTTGTCCTCATACGTCTTCAGTGTGCCATCTCGATCCTCAATCTTgactttctcctcctcaatcATTAAGTTGGAAGCAACGTAGGATCCGGCGACTTTGCGGCAGTTGGCGCAGTGGCAGAGGTGGCCGCGTTTCTTGGTGAAGAGCTCCGAGTCGGTGATGGTGACGGTTATGCTGCCGCAGAGACAGGTGCCCGTGAGGTGGGTGGAGAATTTGGAGGGGTCGTGGGAGTTGGGGTTGCCGGTTGGTTCGGAGGGCATGGTGGGCGGAGGTATCGAGGGGAGTGGGTGGGTTCGAGGTGGGTTCGAGGTGGTCGATGGAAGATAAGCGGTGGTTGAGAGAAAGTCTGTCGACAAGATCAATGGTATAAGCAGTACAGCGAAGTCGCTGGTTTGACGTAATGAGGAGACTTGGTAATGCCGATGCCCTCTCCAACCTACCTCCATCCGAAGAGGAGCTGGACCAACGAGCTCCGTCAGCTTCTGTCTTAGCCGCTCAGGCGAGTGAATGTCAAGCAGCGACGCAGGAGCATAGTTCCGACCGCGACAAGGAGGCTGCCATGCGGGCAAGAAGCAGTCTGAGAGCTCATATCGTTCTCCTCCGACCGTCGCCTCGATCATGCACAGATGCGAGTGTGAAGATGATGACAGAAGACAGACCTCGAACGTAATGTGGGGTTCGATGTCCGGATAAATAGACTTTCCCGGTCGCGCCAAGATAATCGCGTCAACACCGCGTCTCCCAGCCCGAATGGCCGACCGTGCGCTTCCACTTCACTTGCCTCGCCACATCCAGACCTCAACACACCCACGTGATGCGCCCATCTCGCTGCAATGCTTGACAGCGATGACTTCGggatcgacgacgatgacaccGAGTTCCTCGACGCTGCCACACAGATAGCAGCATCTCAACATGGCGGCTTCGACCTCTCCCCGAGACCTGCCAAGAGGCAACGATTGACGCCTTCACCAGAGGACGAGATCAAGGACGATGAATTTCCCGCGAGCTATGCCGGGCCTGGAGGCTTCACTCAAGTTTCCAACATGGACTTCACACAAGCCGAGCAGGATGAGAATGTGGACCCGGACATCGATGAGGAAGGATACTACTTCCCGGGAGAGCTCGCGCGGGATCCGAATGCTGCGAAGCAATCCAAGTACAAGATTCATGTTCCTACCAAAGGCGGCAAGTTTCCCGACATGGTCTTCACTCAAACGCAACATGGATTGGACGAGGATCCCACGAAGTTCAGAGGAGCGATTTGGAAGAGACCTCCAAAACCGCCGGTCCCTGCTTTTGGCATGCAGAACAATGCAGCTGCGAACATTCGACCGAATGGGAATGGTGTTGCTGCTGGAGCGGCAATGAGAGGCATAGGAAGCTATTTCAAGTCCGCCCGTGCAGCACCTCccgtcgaagaagatgatgcCGCCCTCGCTGCTCGTCTTCAGGCAGAAGAGAATGGTTTGGGTCTCCCTGCTGCGAATCCACGGCAGAACTTTACCTCCCAGAACAATTTCCAGGAGTACGACATGACGCAGGAGCTGGCTGATCTGCCTTCCGATGCTTTCTCGTCCTCATCCCCGGAGAAGTCGCCAGCAAAAGGCGTCATCGAGCTTTCGTCTCAGCTGGAATCTGGAGCAGGGCCTCCGCAGCGACTTCGAGGTCCACAAACCGGTCTGAAGCAGCTCACAATTTTCGGTCAACCTGCAACGCAAGGCATCACTGCTTCACAAGCCGCGAAGAAGAGACATGCCTGGCCTCTGGCGAACAAGGAGGAGCCACCTACACATCACAAGCTTGACGACAAGGAGATGAAATCTTGGGTGTATCCCACGAATCTCGGCACAATCCGCGACTATCAATACAACATTGTCTCCCGCAGCTTGTTCCACAATACACTGGTCGCCCTTCCAACTGGACTGGGGAAGACCTTCATCGCCGCAACGGTCATGCTGAATTACTATCGCTGGACAACCTCCGCGCAGATTGTGTTCATGGCTCCGACGAAGCCTCTCATCGCTCAGCAGCTGGACGCATGTTATGGTATTGTGGGCATACCACGCCGCGACACCGTGTTGATGACAGGTGAGACGACACCCGGTCGCCGTGCTGAAGAATGGCTGGAGAAGCGAGTGTTCTTCATGACTCCGCAAACAGTGATCAACGATTTGAAGACTGGCATTTGCGATCCGAAGAGAGTCGTTTTGCTGGTCGTGGATGAAGCGCACAAGGCTACTGGTGGGTATGCCTACACCGAGGTCATCGCATTCATGCGTCGCTTCAACAATAGCTTCCGAGTACTGGCTCTAACGGCCACACCTGGATCTACCGTCGAGGCCGTGCAGGCTGTCATTGACAATCTTGGAATCGCGAGAGTGGAGCTGCGCACCGAGCAGTCAATCGACATTCGCCAGTACACCCACGAGAAGCACACCGAGACTGAGGTCTTCGACTACAGCGAGGAGCAACGCCGAATTATGGACCTGTTCTCACAAGCGGTCAAGCCGTCTTTGGAGAAGCTGTGCAGCAATGGCGCATACTGGTCGAGGGATCCCATGGCCATTTCAGCATATGGTTTGACGCAGTCACGACAGAAATGGGCGAGCTCTGAAGCGGGACGCAAGGCACCAATGCCAGTCAAGGGAATGCTCAATGCCATCTTCAATGTGCTCTCCCGACTTGCGCACAATGTCGGATTGCTCAAATTTCATGGTGTCGTGCCTTTCTACACCGGCGTTCTGAGCTTCGAGAAAGAGGTCACCAGCGGTCTGACCAAAAGCAAGACTGCTGCAGCCATCGCAAACAGCGAGCCGTTCGTCAAGATGATGGGTACGATCCGGTCTTGGACTAACAACCCCGACTTTATTGGCCACCCGAAATTGGAATACCTGCGAGAGGTCGTCCTGAACCACTTCCTCGACGCAGGAGAAGGTCGACAGGGAAGTGACGTACCACCCTCTGCCACGAGAGTGATGGTATTCGCAAGCTACCGAGACAGTACGGAGGACATTTGCCGAGTTCTTAAGCGTAATGAGCCAATGATTCGCCCGCATGTGTTCGTCGGTCAGGCTGCTTCCAAGGGATCGGAAGGTATGGATCAGAAGCGGCAGAATGCTGTTATCCAAGACTTCAAAAGTGGGAAGTATAACTGTCTGGTTGCGACCTCgattggcgaggagggtCTGGACATTGGCACGGTCGACTTGATCGTCTGCTACGATGCGTCGTCATCGCCGATTCGAATGCTGCAACGTATTGGGCGCACGGGTCGAAAGCGTGTTGGCCAGGTCCGCCTATTGCTGATGAAGGAcaaagaggagaaggactacGCAAAAGCCCAGGACAACTACGCTTACATCCAGAAGACGATTGCAGACGACAGCAAGTATGCTTACCGTGATGATCAGAGTCCTCGAATCTTGCCCAGGGAAGTCAAGCCCATCGCCGACAAGCGACCTGTGGACATTCCACCCGAGAACAGCCAGCCGATCGACTTGAACGAGAGAGCTCGAAAAGGCAGAGGCAAGGCACCAAAGAGACCTCCGAAGAAGTTTCATATGCCCGACAACGTGCGAACCGGCTTCGTCAAGGCTTCCCGCATTGGATCCGATGATGACAGCGCTGAGCATGCACCTGTGGCTCAAAAGAAGGCAGCCGCGAAGAAGAAACCAGCTCCCGCTAAACGACGCCAACCTTCACCTACGCCTGAGCCCGAGATTGCTGCACTGCCTTACCTCGCTGATGTCGTGTTGACCGACGCACAGCAGCAGGAACTGGAGACTGCTTATGCTCGGACTGCTGACGATGGTGAAGATGCTTTGATCCAGCCTATCGATGCCGCAAGCTATCCTGCTGCTAAACTTGTCGAACTCGGGCCGACGAAGCACATCCGTCACGGTCGCATGGCTGAGTTGGTGCAAAAGACCATGCGAGCCATTTGTGATGTCGATAATGACACGATCCAGCGGCTGGAAGAGAATCTGCATTTGAGCGACCTGGAGGATGCTGGACCAGCCCGCTCGCGACTTGTGAAGCCGCGTGCAGagccggcgaggacgacgtcCGCGGACTCTGCCACAGCTGCGAAAAAATCAGCTCTGGCAAGCAAGCCCAGAAGTCGACCAAAGAAAGCTTCCGCAATCGACTTGGAAGAGTCTGACGCCGACGACCTCGCAACCACATCTCGTCTCGCCAGACCCGCTGCAAAATCGAAGGCCACCGCTCTACCTGCCCAGAAAGTCGCATCACCGCCGCCAGAAGACTCCGAGCCCGAGGAACCCACTCTGCCAGTCCCATTCTCACGCCTCCCACCACCAAGACCAACACCCGTCAAACGCAAACGTGCTGCGCCGAAGAAGTCCAAAGCCGCAGCCGCCAAACCTGCCAAGCCTCGACGCAATCAGCCCTCCTACGGAAGCGGTGCCGAAGAAGGCGCATCCTCCAGTCCGATTCCTTCGCCGACTCAACGTGGTGCATTCGAGGAGTTGGGATCGGAAGACACAAGTGGtgctgaagaagaggaagaggaggagatggataGTGAAATGGCGGCTTGGATTGCTCCGAGCGATGAGGTGGTTGAGGCGCAGAGTTCGAGTCAGGTTGAGGAGgttggtgggaggagaggggggaggttgaagaagaagggtaaggggatggcgttggaggatttgatggaggagagtgagcgggaggaggaggatgttgtggaggtgggaggcgatgaggaggaaggtgtCGGTGGAGCTGCGGTGCAGAAggggagacggaggagggtTGTGGAGGATAGTGATAGTGAGGAGTGAGGAGGGAGTGAGGGGCTTGTGGGGTTGATGGTATGACGGGTATGAGTAGATCAATTGACGACTTCTGCTATGTCTTGGCTTGGATGCCTGTAATGGTCGATTTTTGATGTTCTCCGAATACATTCTGTTCCATCCATCTAACGTTACAGTACTCGCGAGCTGTGTTCATAAGATCAAGAAGTGAAGTCGTCGGGGAGAAGTCCAAGTGATCGACCCTTTCAACTGCGGACGGGAAGATGCGCCACATCCCGCCGCCAGCTCTTGCTCGGCGTTTGGGCCTCGAACTTCACCATTGAAGCGACCATCAACAACCCCTCCACCAAGCAACAACACCTCTCCACcaacacacacacacacaaaATGTCAGACCCGTTCGACGCAGCACTGTACACTCCttcaccctctccctctccactcCTTCACCCAACTGACCCCACTCCCTCCCagcgacctcctccgccgcctccccCCCTCCTCCACAGCCACCAACCTCGCCGGCATCATCTCCCTCcaaccctccctcgaagaagacctcctctcctccgtcGACGTCTCCCTCACCGCCCGCCGCTGTCCCAAATCCGGCCGCGACTACCTCTGCTGCGACTACAACCGCGACGGCGCATCTTACCGCTCGCCTTGGAGCAATGAATTCGACCCGAAGCCGGAGGATCCCGAGGAAGTGGGCGAGTTGATTCCCAGCGGGAGGGTCAGGAGGATGGAAGAGCAGTTGAATATGGGTGTGGATGTATATCGGGAATTGTATTATGAGGGCGGGGTTAGTAGTGCGTATCTTTGGGCGTTGGATGAGGGGTTCGCGGGGGTGGTGTTGTTTAAGAAAGAGACGACAGCGGGCAAGGAAGGCGGGTGGGACAGCATTCACGTTCTGGAAGTCAGCGAAGCAGCCACGAAGCGTTCGGCGCACTATAAACTCACGAGCACGGTCATTTTGGATCTGGGACTGCAGTCGAAGGAGGTGGATAGTTTGGAGTTGGCGGGGAATTTGACGCGGCAGACGCAGCAGGACTTGCCGCTTAATGGACTGAGGGATGCGGAAATTGAGGGGTGTCATGTGGTGAATATTgggaggatggtggaggatatggagacgaggatgaggaattTGCTGCAGGAGGTGTATTTTGGGAAGGCGAGGGATGTGGTGGGGGATTTGAGGAGTATTCAGATGTTGAGTGAGGTGGGGAAGGATCGGGCGGC containing:
- the MgEXG4 gene encoding glycoside hydrolase, family 5 (Glycoside hydrolase, family 5), with the protein product MAPHADTIPTPETSSAGTGNARPHKHLRVSGSKIVDESNNHIMLKGTALGGHLNMENFITGYSGHEHEHRAAMAEILGDEKAAYFFDRFIHYFFRDEDAEFLASLGLNCLRVPFNYRHFIDDQDPAVIKQSGFALLDNIVNICARHGLYVILDLHTAPGGQNPDWHADSGVSRAQFWDFKVFQDQAIDLWVEIAKHYAGNPVIAGYNPLNEPADSKHVRLVAWYDRVEKAIRSVDPDHILFLDGNTFAMDFSHFDSVLPNTVYACHDYAQLGFPIPGQAPYTGTDEQNAKLRSTFDRKAEFTRKHGVPLWNGEWGPVYSDGRKDPNAASTNKARLGVLREQLNIYAETQTSWSIWTYKDVGYQGMVYASPDSPYLKLIEPFIAKKQALGLDFWGVVDKSGVAGTYGPFLRDLKEMVPEHLRNSKYPPHWSFERQVERVVRECLISEYLGKEFAELFRGKTFEEIDELAGSFRFEGCVKRDGLNEALREDAARSVM
- a CDS encoding putative major facilitator superfamily transporter (MFS-MDR transporter belonging to the DHA2 subfamily. These type of MFS transporters are implicated in MDR and secretion of fungal secondary metabolites.), producing the protein MAVADQDSVASREPSQDMKGDQDSGFRDVNDEATPLLTDTSRQSEYKTIRQRPEDESNTDPDSLEQCLSPGPQVPTSVWATISVLLLGVFVCNADSTLVLATYGVVASDFDDLESGSWLVSAFILAQCVAQPLYGKLSDIYGRKACLQVSYIMFAVGTAVVGMGQSMPQVICGRAIQGAAAAGMTGMVSIIITDLVPLNEVASLRSYANISATTGRSCGGVIGGALTQALGWRWAFLVQVPVVLLTSALVQWRLDLPAKHDPSQTSWQKLCRIDFTGSIFLSAVIFSACFILDMGGQKFAWNSIVIIGMAIVFVISCIAFTISAKLVAEPIFPIRLWTQYAAVTNYMVILLQTMGQFSLISMIPLYFQATNRSSPAAAGAYLIPSFAGNLIGGLIAGYWIKRTGWYKVPTVMGPAMCVLTMLLCYFTWHGHTTVLQDLAILPGGFAAGLVGSSTFVGLAAGVAKEDLAIATSAAYLFFSIGGIAAISSSAAVYQNALKFGLERRLDGVEGGSQIMRRALGDIKYIQHASDDIRELVLPAFVHAFHQVNLMSLGCACVGLVIAIFSQQKSILKSQ